Genomic window (Gasterosteus aculeatus chromosome 1, fGasAcu3.hap1.1, whole genome shotgun sequence):
GTTTGTTAGAATTACTCAGAGCCGGTATCGACCCGGTTGTTATATATTTAACAGGTGCATTTATGCCCCAAACATGTTTCATCTTGATGATGAAGTTCTGTCAAAGTGCTGCTACTCCTGATCAGTGGAGCCGAGCTTTCAGCCTCTTGAAGCTTGTCCCCTGCCTTGGTTTGCCAGATCCCAGAGTACTGCCGCGTGCTGGAGGAGAGCGAGATATCCGAGCACTGCTTCGACCTGATCTTCGCCTTCGACGAGATCGTGGCGCTCGGCTACAGAGAGAACGTCAACCTGGCTCAGATCCGCACCTTCACAGAGATGGACTCCCACGAGGAGAAGGTGTTCCGCGCCGTCAGAGAGGTGAGCTCGCTGGATTTACCCGCTTCGTCCCCGCTGTAAATGTATCTCGTACGTCTACGCGTGTTTCCTGCCGTTAACGGCTGGCAGCCGGCGTGCAGCGGTGTAAGTGCGTCCCTGTGAACTCTGCCCTGCCACAGACCCAGGAGAGGGAGGCCAAGgcggagatgaggaggaaggccaAGGAGCTGCAGCAGGCCCGGAGGGACGCCGAGCGCTCCGGGAAGAAGGTGCCGGCGTTCGGCGGCTTCGGCAGCGCCGGCATGACCAGCGTCTCCTCGGGCTCCATCATCAGCGACTCCATCATCGAGCCCGAGAAGCCCAAGATGACGCCGGCCGCGGTCCGGTACGCATCAGAGGGCCTCGCCGTGGTTGTGATCGCGGGCGTTTCAGAAGGTGGCGCTctttcatcctctctctcttccagacCCAGTGGACCCAGTAAAGCTCTGAAACTGGGCGCCAAAGGGAAAGAGGTGGACAACTTCGTGGACAAGCTGAAGTCCGAGGGGGAGACCATCATGTCCAACACGGGGAAGAGGAGCTCGGATGTCTCTAAGGCTCTGCCGCCCCCGGTCAACGTGGAGAGGTATGGACACGTTGTCTCTGCCCGCACGCGGCTCGACGCCCATATTTGGTCGTCtggaagcacaaaaaaaatcaatttactGAAGTGTTACGTCACTATTATGAAACCAAGAAGCCGTAATATGAATTATTGTTACTTATAGGTTCTAAGTTAGTAACTGAACTATGAGCAGGGCGGTTTAATTAACATAATAACTATAAAACATAGATATACAATCATTATAGTTGTAGCACATTACCATTTATATTATTCCTAATGGATTAATACTTTAGTATTATATTCTTTATGTGTATTCTCATGTGATACAATTAGAGATGCACCAATTAAAATGTCCACTCGCTTTCTCTGATTtacggtcacatgactgttgGTCTCTGATGAATCAATCATGATGTCATATTTTCACTAATGAGCTTAatgtggaggggggcgggggggctaaGGGGGGTGTCAGATTGCTGAAGCCGCTGTGTGTCTGGTCTCCAGCGTACATCTGCGCGTGGAGGAGAAGATCTCGCTGACCTGCGGCCGTGACGGCGGCCTCCAGAACATGGAGGTGCTCGGCATGATCACGCTCCGGGTCACGGACGACAAGCACGGACGCATCCGCCTCATCgtcaacaacaacgacaacaaagggctgcagctgcaggtACGTCCCGCGCCCTCTGGAGGAGGACGCCTTCTGAGACGGCGGGGGAGTAACGtgcgtctcctcctctcagacGCACCCCAACGTGGACAAGAAGCTGTTCTCCGCCGACTCCGTGATCGGCCTGAAGAACCCGGAGAAGTCCTTCCCCCTCAACAACGACGTGGGCGTCCTCAAGTGGAGACTACAGACCACGGACGAGTCCCTCATTCCGCTAACCAGTAAGATCGTCAACCTGAAGAGTCCTTCTCAATTCTATCGTTTCCTTTCTTTAGTCCTATTCTCCGCTGCCTGCACAAAACGCACAATTCAGATCTTTAAGAAAAATACGATTATATCATTTGACAACAACGGCGAACATTTTTACTTTACAGTGCCGGTAACGATGGTCAGTAAACCTTTATTCTCACTACGAGGGTTGATCGGGTTCACGTGACGCGCCGGTCATTCTGCTGCTTTGTGATTGTTTACAGTTGTTTACAGTTTTGTTTGTGACGTCCTCTCCTCAGTAAACTGCTGGCCTTCAGAGAGCGGCGCCGGCTGTGATGTCAATATCGAGTacgagctgcaggaggacagcCTGGAGCTCAACGACGTGGTCATCAGCATCCCCGTGCCGTGAGTCCCCCTCGTGTCCCCCTCGTGTCCCCCTCGTGTCCCCCTCGTGTCCCCCTCGCGTCCCCCTCGACGACACACCGAGCGTTCGTCTCACCTGATGAGTTCAGGAACAGTTGGAAAGATAACGATCTGACGGCCGGGATGTAACTGTTCAaacgttcccccccccccccctgcagcgcCGGCGTGGGCGCCCCTCTGATCGGAGACCTGGACGGAGAGTACAAACACGACGGGAGGCGGAGCCTCTTGGAGTGGTGCCTCCCCGTCATCGACGCCAACAACAAGACCGGCAGCCTGGAGTTCAGCATCGCCGGACAGCCCAACGACTTCTTCCCCATCAACGTGTCCTTTGTGTCCAAGCGCAACTACTGCGACATCCAGGTGGGTTTTGTTGTGAAAGGACGATCGCGTCAGTCTGAGTGCTGCGTTTTAGTCCACGCCCACAACGGCTGATCCAATCAGACCAAAGGATTAGTGGATCAAGCGTTTTGATCATGAATGAAATGCAAGTCACTTATCcagaaaagtgtgttttcaaATTAGGTGAACTTTGATTCCATCCATAAAGATTTATATACAGCAGAAATATTCTTTACGATGACCTTGATGTTCATTTCCTCCCGCCAGGTTACCAAAGCGACATACGTGGACGGCGACGGCCCCGTTAGATTCTCTTCAGAAACCTCCTTCGTTGTCGACAAATATGaaatcctgtaaaaaaaaataaataaaaaaaagaattgaaaaaAGAATCCcagaaaacaaccacaaaaataaataaatgacaaacatAAAAACTCCAAATGGGTCCCACAGAAAGATTCCCACCCTGTAAACGATCTCAGAGACCGTACATCGACAGGACTGCGCCAAGCGTCTTCCTGGGGGGGCAGAAGAGCAGCGCTGGAGTGTTTATATGTTTGTATGAGCGGAGCATCTATATATAGAGTTAAttcaacaggaaacacacgcacacagaaaactACACTGGGAGGAGGACTAGAGCAGAGGATGACTGCTGCCTGGGGGGAGGAGCCATGCGGGATGGGGAGGGGCCAGGAGCCGCCGCCGCATCCTTCCGCCGCATGACGACGGTTCACCAACAAAcagcttcacttttttttttttttctccataattCAGCCGCTCGTTAATCGTTAAACTGTCAAAgctttgatttattgttttgtggaggaaacacgcgtgtgcgtgtgcatactGAAgcgttcctttttcttttttttctactgtATAATTTACCACTAATCTGGGTTATGACATCTGACAGAAATGGTCACCGATTCCTAtctttttttaaccgtttttaGCGTAGAACCGTTGCCGCCACTCCTCGTTGTTTAGACGCCATGTTTCCCTCCAGCGATCAGATAGAAGGACTCTGAGGCTTTGAGGCGTCATCAGATCTCAGATCAGAGCGGACGTGGAACTCCAGACGCACAGATCTGGGATCAGAGGCTTAGTGACCCGATGTTTGACCCCCCCTGACCTCCCAGTCATCCTTTACTCATTCTGAAAGTACATCAACATTAATCGATAtacagtttgtttttcatgttctttcatgttttttctttttctgtttttttcgtTTGTACTCCCCAAGTTTCAATTTAGCAAATGGTTGTGTGGATGTTGGGTTGAAAATGACTAGATTGAGCATTTTTAACTAGATTACTGAAGGGGAATCTTGACATTCCAATGtacaattagaaaaaaaagaatctttaatggaataaaatgtattattgaaaAGTCTCTTTGcttcttgtgtttttaaagataCTAAAGCAGCCTTTCAGTTAGTGCTGATGTCGCCCCCTGTGGACTAAAGTGGAAGTGTCTCCTACCTCCCAGAAAACCCTccgtcctggttctggttcttctggtgtccctctccctcctacgTCCTGGTTCCCACAGAGGAGGAGCTCTGctcctggaggaagaggaggagatgctgctgtgtttactgaAGGAATAAATCAGGAGGTCCgtgtacattttgtttgtagAAAAGACAAATCCCACAATTTTCTCGATTTAAATCACAACTGGAAGTGGATGCCCGTTTTCTCGTCTTTCGTCTACAACCaaaaaaacgagacaaactGACAACTTTTTACTCTGTTAATCCCGTTTGTTTTTTGCCTATAAAACCAAAAATACGACGCGTAGCCGCTAAAACCGCAAGTAAGtcgattttcacagtaagaatCAACGCAATGGAACGTCTGCTAAGCCAgcggttaccatggtaacaggaGAAAAGTTCATTAACGTAGATAAATAATCCTGGTCCGACCGGATGTGTTAGCAGCAGGTTCACTACACGTAACGCGGGAGTTAGTTTGTCTCGTTTTTTGGTTCTAAACGAAAGACGAGAAAACAGACGCCCACTATCGTTTTTGATTTAAGAGCAGAGTGATTTTCTCATAGACCTCTATgcgaccagaggagtcgccccctgctggtcaggagaGAGAATGCAACTTACACACACGAAGCTTTGCTTCACTCTTTGGATGCTTTAGTATTTTTCTAAACCTTTAAAGGAGGAAACCAGCTGGTCTGAGGACGCTTCGCCTCGACAGATGGTTGAATGCTGAGATGAAGAGGGGGGTCTATAAAGGGTCAGACGAGGGGAGCTTACCAGCGGCCACATAAGGACTGATCGTTGTTGCtggagggaggagcaggaggagcaggaggaggtgggctGGGGGGGGTGGGCTTGTTTTGGGGATGAATGAGCCGCTGCTTATCGGTGAGTCGGCtctcagaggagaggaggactcaGTGGGCACAGCGAGGCCGGACGGCAGTCTGGAGAAGTTCTGGGAACAATCATGCTGAAGAAAGTGAGATTCAAGGTAGGACTCAAGGATCCAGATACCAGAGCAGCTTGTGTGATCCACGCAGCGCGCTCGCTGTTACTCTACTTATTACTCCGCTCACAACTGTCTTtttctagagaagaagaaaTCTTGAAAGCTGCTCTTCTTTTACATTTGGCTCTTTCCCGTGGTTTGTTGCTTCCTCCGGTTTTTAAACTCCGGCAAACAGGATGTGAGTTATTTTCCTTCAGAGAAACACGTCATgtttatgtatatatgtatatatatatatatgtatatgtatatatatatatacatatatgtgtatgatAATTTGGTTGGAAGCGGTTGGTTCAAAGCGACTGGACGTTGGTTCAAAGGGGATCTGCAGCCGGTGACACCGAGGTGATAATTAGAGATTCTCTGAAGGGTTGTGAGAGGcctgttgttgtttattgtgtctCTGCCTCTTCATCTCGGCCTTGTTGTTGATCCACCGCTTTAAAGGGCCGATGACGACAACAGGAAATAAGATCAATTAACACAGAAACGGTTCCAAAAAACTGAGAACACGGTGATACTCAAGTTGCATTAAGGTtgaaaaacattgtttcattgtcggttgttttctccattaatcgagtgtttggtttgttaaatgacatataatgtgaGATGATTGCCTCAAATGTTCACAGTCAaagaacagtaaaaaaaaaaactgaaaatatttacatttaggAAGCTGCAATCACAATTCTGAtgctttctttaaaaataaatatcaccAACTGATTAATCAATTATCAGTTGCCAATTCACTTATCAGTTGACAACAAATGGATTAACAGcttcactcgtgtgtgtgtgtgtgtgtgtgtgtgtgtgtgtgtgttagtagaGACGAGTCTTTGAGGGGAACCGAGGCAATAAAACTacagctgaagaggaggaatTAGAATTGTTGgctaaaccttttttaaataatgtccTCACTTCAAAAGAATTGTTTTTTGTGGCTGGTAAAATTGTTTTTGTTGCGGCAGTTTCGAGTAGTAAAtgactgcatatatatatatatatatatatatatatatatatatatatatgaaatatcaagtcagagcttcatgtgttaaagctgcattctgtgtagtgaccagcagggggcgactcctctgctcccatagacgtctatgaggaaatgactctacttctctgtagtgaccagcagggggcgactcctctgctcccatagacgtctataaggaaatgactctacttctctcttgatttattccctcagtaaacattgtaaacatgagtttatggtctcagtctctagtttcaagtcttgttcaatacagcatgatgttcatttagtgactgatggtccatttagagtcaaacagaccataaagcaggggacactttagggcggggctacacgctgattgacaggtctctgccaGAGACGTATACgccgtcctcctcagtccagatATGGTCACTTCCTCTTCGTTagttgcaaaaaacaaaatggctaCAAGACGAACGACCAGACTCAGAAGTCCCGCCTTTAAAACATCCACAAACTAAGGAGACGCGCAaacgtccacttcctgtttcttctgtttgtaaaaaaacacaaaacgcgTTTCCATTCATTGTCGTTGAAGCTGCAAAATCTTCCACACGTTGTACTTTACAACGTCACTGGTTCCAGACGCCCACCCGGACGTGTGCATTTCATTATGTCACCGTAGACGTGTCAGCCGACACACTGTTGCCGTGTGGTTGCCGTGGCAACTGCCGCCATGGCACTCTGTCAGGTGAGATGCCGAGCGACCCGGAGGGTCATCCACAGTCGTTTCATGGTGCTCAACACCATCGCCTGTTGGTGCCAGCTGTCCCAGAGGTCACACCTTTCCTGGGAAGATGgttaaagaggaagagggggagcgaAGGTGAGAAAGCAACCGAGCTTTATAACACATTATAAACTCTACACACAGTCTCACTGCAGAAACCGACAGTTAACTCAATGTCCCCCTTGACCCGCCTGCATCCAGAGCAGAGACAGACGCTGAGAGGACAGAGACATTCTGTGTCCTCATGGGGAATTTCCTCCGTGAGGATCGAATCCTCTGGATCCTCTGTTTGGGTTCCTCTCGTCACACCGAGCCGCTACGGCAGGTTCACTTCACTTTACAGGATCCTGTCAAATTCAacagaaaagacaaatatatatatatgtatatttatgtatatatatgtatatttatatatatatatttatcaataAGATCTCTGTTGGCCTCTAAATCCAGTGCGTTATTAAGTATTTAACATGAACCCGTATGGTTCCGATCACCCGGAGCAGCAGTAGATGGCGCCGGGGTTCTGCTCTCCGGGTCCGACGCCACCGTGAAGAGAAAAGCCCCGA
Coding sequences:
- the LOC120825261 gene encoding coatomer subunit delta isoform X1; this translates as MVLLAAAVCTKAGKAIVSRQFVEMTRTRIEGLLAAFPKLMNTGKQHTFVETDSVRYVYQPLEKLYMVLITTKNSNILEDLETLRLFSRVIPEYCRVLEESEISEHCFDLIFAFDEIVALGYRENVNLAQIRTFTEMDSHEEKVFRAVRETQEREAKAEMRRKAKELQQARRDAERSGKKVPAFGGFGSAGMTSVSSGSIISDSIIEPEKPKMTPAAVRYASEGLAVVVIAGVSEGGALSSSLSSRPSGPSKALKLGAKGKEVDNFVDKLKSEGETIMSNTGKRSSDVSKALPPPVNVESVHLRVEEKISLTCGRDGGLQNMEVLGMITLRVTDDKHGRIRLIVNNNDNKGLQLQTHPNVDKKLFSADSVIGLKNPEKSFPLNNDVGVLKWRLQTTDESLIPLTINCWPSESGAGCDVNIEYELQEDSLELNDVVISIPVPAGVGAPLIGDLDGEYKHDGRRSLLEWCLPVIDANNKTGSLEFSIAGQPNDFFPINVSFVSKRNYCDIQVTKATYVDGDGPVRFSSETSFVVDKYEIL
- the LOC120825261 gene encoding coatomer subunit delta isoform X2 — protein: MVLLAAAVCTKAGKAIVSRQFVEMTRTRIEGLLAAFPKLMNTGKQHTFVETDSVRYVYQPLEKLYMVLITTKNSNILEDLETLRLFSRVIPEYCRVLEESEISEHCFDLIFAFDEIVALGYRENVNLAQIRTFTEMDSHEEKVFRAVRETQEREAKAEMRRKAKELQQARRDAERSGKKVPAFGGFGSAGMTSVSSGSIISDSIIEPEKPKMTPAAVRPSGPSKALKLGAKGKEVDNFVDKLKSEGETIMSNTGKRSSDVSKALPPPVNVESVHLRVEEKISLTCGRDGGLQNMEVLGMITLRVTDDKHGRIRLIVNNNDNKGLQLQTHPNVDKKLFSADSVIGLKNPEKSFPLNNDVGVLKWRLQTTDESLIPLTINCWPSESGAGCDVNIEYELQEDSLELNDVVISIPVPAGVGAPLIGDLDGEYKHDGRRSLLEWCLPVIDANNKTGSLEFSIAGQPNDFFPINVSFVSKRNYCDIQVTKATYVDGDGPVRFSSETSFVVDKYEIL